A genomic segment from Castor canadensis chromosome 1, mCasCan1.hap1v2, whole genome shotgun sequence encodes:
- the Efemp2 gene encoding EGF-containing fibulin-like extracellular matrix protein 2 isoform X2, whose product MLPFASCLSGSLLLWALLLLLLGAAAPQDSEEPDSYTECTDGYEWDPDSQHCRDVNECLTIPEACKGEMKCINHYGGYLCLPRSAAVINDLHGEGPPPPVPPAQHPNPCPPGYEPDEQESCVDVDECAQALHDCRPSQDCHNLPGSYQCTCPDGYRKIGPECVDIDECRYRYCQHRCVNLPGSFRCQCEPGFQLGPNNRSCVDVNECDMGAPCEQRCFNSYGTFLCRCHQGYELHRDGFSCSDIDECSYSSYLCQYRCVNEPGRFSCHCPQGYQLLATRLCQDIDECESGGHQCSEAQTCVNFHGGYRCVDTNRCVEPYVQVSDNRCLCPASNPLCREQPSSIVHRYMSITSERSVPADVFQIQATSVYPGAYNAFQIRAGNSQGDFYIRQINNVSAMLVLARPVTGPREYVLDLEMVTMNSLMSYRASSVLRLTVFVGAYTF is encoded by the exons ATGCTCCCCTTTGCCTCCTGCCTCTCTGGGTCTCTACTGCTCTGGGCgctgctgctgttgcttttgGGGGCAGCGGCTCCCCAGGATTCCGAGGAGCCCGACAGCTACACG GAATGCACAGATGGCTATGAGTGGGATCCAGATAGCCAGCACTGCCGGG ATGTCAACGAGTGCCTGACGATCCCCGAGGCCTGCAAAGGAGAAATGAAATGTATCAACCACTATGGGGGGTACTTGTGCTTGCCCCGCTCCGCTGCGGTCATCAACGACCTACATGGCGAGGGACCCCCACCTCCAGTGCCCCCTGCTCAACACCCCAACCCCTGCCCACCGGGCTATGAACCTGATGAGCAGGAGAGCTGCGTGG ATGTGGATGAGTGTGCCCAAGCCTTGCATGACTGTCGCCCCAGTCAGGACTGCCATAACTTGCCTGGCTCCTATCAGTGCACCTGCCCCGATGGCTACCGAAAGATTGGGCCTGAGTGTGTAG ACATAGACGAGTGCCGCTACCGCTACTGCCAGCACCGCTGTGTGAACCTGCCTGGCTCCTTTCGCTGCCAGTGCGAACCGGGCTTCCAGCTGGGGCCCAACAACCGCTCCTGTGTGG ATGTAAATGAGTGTGATATGGGGGCCCCATGTGAGCAGCGCTGCTTCAACTCCTATGGGACCTTCCTGTGTCGCTGCCATCAGGGCTACGAGCTGCACCGGGATGGCTTCTCCTGCAGTG ATATCGATGAGTGCAGCTACTCCAGTTATCTCTGCCAGTACCGCTGTGTCAACGAGCCAGGCCGCTTCTCCTGCCACTGCCCACAGGGCTACCAGCTGCTGGCAACAAGGCTTTGCCAAG ACATTGATGAGTGTGAGTCAGGTGGGCACCAATGCTCAGAGGCCCAAACCTGTGTTAACTTCCACGGAGGCTACCGCTGCGTGGACACCAACCGCTGTGTGGAGCCCTATGTCCAAGTGTCAGACAA CCGCTGCCTCTGTCCTGCCTCCAACCCCCTGTGTCGAGAGCAGCCTTCGTCCATCGTGCACCGATACATGAGCATCACCTCGGAACGGAGCGTGCCCGCTGATGTGTTCCAGATCCAAGCAACCTCCGTCTATCCTGGCGCCTACAATGCCTTTCAGATCCGCGCGGGAAACTCCCAGGGGGACTTCTACATTCGG CAAATCAACAATGTCAGCGCCATGTTGGTCCTCGCCCGGCCAGTGACCGGCCCCCGGGAGTATGTGCTGGACCTGGAGATGGTCACCATGAACTCCCTCATGAGCTACCGGGCCAGCTCCGTACTGAGACTCACCGTCTTCGTGGGGGCCTACACCTTCTGA
- the Fibp gene encoding acidic fibroblast growth factor intracellular-binding protein isoform X1: MTSELDIFVGNTTLIDEDVYRLWLDGYSVSDAVALRVRSGILEQTGATAGVLQSDTMDHYRTFHMLERLLHAPPKLLHQLIFQIPPSRQALLIERYYAFDEAFVREVLGKKLSKGTKKDLDDISTKTGITLKSCRRQFDNFKRVFKVVEEMRGSLVDNIQQHFLLSDRLARDYAAIVFFANNRFETGKKKLQYLSFGDFAFCAELMIQNWTLGAVGEAPTDPDSQVDDMDVDLDKEFLQDLKELKVLVADKDLLDLHKSLVCTTLRGKLGVFSEMEANFKNLSRGLVNVAAKLTHNKDVRDLFVDLVEKFVEPCRSDHWPLNDVRLFLNQYSASVHSLDGFRHQALWDRYMGTLCGCLLRLYHD, encoded by the exons ATGACCAGTGAACTGGACATTTTCGTGGGGAACACGACCCTTATCGACGAGGACGTGTATCGCCTCTGGCTGGATGGTTACTCAG TGAGCGACGCGGTGGCTTTGCGAGTGCGTTCAGGAATCCTGGAGCAGACAGGCGCCACAGCAGGGGTGCTGCAGAGCGACACCATGGACCACTACCGCACCTTTCACATGCTCGAGCGCCTCCTGCACGCTCCGCCCAAGCTGCTGCACCAGCTCATCTTCCAGATCCCGCCCTCCAGACAGGCGCTGCTCATTGAAAG GTACTATGCCTTTGATGAGGCCTTTGTTCGGGAGGTTCTGGGCAAGAAGCTGTCCAAGGGCACCAAGAAAGACCTGGATGACATCAGCACCAAAACAGGCATCACCCTCAAAAGCTGCCGGAGACAG TTTGACAACTTTAAGCGAGTCTTCAAGGTGGTGGAGGAAATGCGGGGCTCCCTGGTGGATAACATTCAGCAGCACTTCCTTTTGTCTGACCGGTTGGCCAG GGATTATGCAGCCATCGTCTTCTTTGCCAACAACCGCTTTGAGACAGGGAAGAAAAAGCTGCAGTATTTGAGCTTTGGTGACTTTGCCTTCTGTGCTGAGCTAATGATCCAGAACTGGACGCTTGGAGCCGTCGGTGAGGCCCCCACCGACCCAG ACTCCCAGGTAGATGACATGGACGTGGACTTAGACAAGGAGTTTCTCCAGGACTTGAAGGAGCTCAAGGTGCTAGTGGCTGATAAGGACCTTCTGGACTTGCATAAGAG CCTGGTGTGCACCACCCTGCGGGGAAAGCTTGGTGTCTTCTCTGAGATGGAAGCCAACTTCAAG AACCTGTCTCGGGGGCTGGTGAATGTGGCTGCCAAGCTGACCCATAATAAGGACGTCAGAGACCTGTTTGTGGACCTAGTGGAGAAG TTTGTGGAACCGTGCCGTTCTGACCACTGGCCACTGAACGACGTGAGGCTCTTCCTGAATCAGTATTCAGCGTCTGTCCACTCCCTGGATGGCTTCCG ACACCAGGCCCTCTGGGACCGATACATGGGCACCCTCTGCGGCTGCCTCCTGCGCCTCTATCATGACTGA
- the Efemp2 gene encoding EGF-containing fibulin-like extracellular matrix protein 2 isoform X1, protein MGDVVAEAPDPCSPPPSPRMLPFASCLSGSLLLWALLLLLLGAAAPQDSEEPDSYTECTDGYEWDPDSQHCRDVNECLTIPEACKGEMKCINHYGGYLCLPRSAAVINDLHGEGPPPPVPPAQHPNPCPPGYEPDEQESCVDVDECAQALHDCRPSQDCHNLPGSYQCTCPDGYRKIGPECVDIDECRYRYCQHRCVNLPGSFRCQCEPGFQLGPNNRSCVDVNECDMGAPCEQRCFNSYGTFLCRCHQGYELHRDGFSCSDIDECSYSSYLCQYRCVNEPGRFSCHCPQGYQLLATRLCQDIDECESGGHQCSEAQTCVNFHGGYRCVDTNRCVEPYVQVSDNRCLCPASNPLCREQPSSIVHRYMSITSERSVPADVFQIQATSVYPGAYNAFQIRAGNSQGDFYIRQINNVSAMLVLARPVTGPREYVLDLEMVTMNSLMSYRASSVLRLTVFVGAYTF, encoded by the exons ATGGGGGATGTCGTGGCAGAAGCCCCTGACCCCTGCTCACCACCTCCCAGCCCCAGGATGCTCCCCTTTGCCTCCTGCCTCTCTGGGTCTCTACTGCTCTGGGCgctgctgctgttgcttttgGGGGCAGCGGCTCCCCAGGATTCCGAGGAGCCCGACAGCTACACG GAATGCACAGATGGCTATGAGTGGGATCCAGATAGCCAGCACTGCCGGG ATGTCAACGAGTGCCTGACGATCCCCGAGGCCTGCAAAGGAGAAATGAAATGTATCAACCACTATGGGGGGTACTTGTGCTTGCCCCGCTCCGCTGCGGTCATCAACGACCTACATGGCGAGGGACCCCCACCTCCAGTGCCCCCTGCTCAACACCCCAACCCCTGCCCACCGGGCTATGAACCTGATGAGCAGGAGAGCTGCGTGG ATGTGGATGAGTGTGCCCAAGCCTTGCATGACTGTCGCCCCAGTCAGGACTGCCATAACTTGCCTGGCTCCTATCAGTGCACCTGCCCCGATGGCTACCGAAAGATTGGGCCTGAGTGTGTAG ACATAGACGAGTGCCGCTACCGCTACTGCCAGCACCGCTGTGTGAACCTGCCTGGCTCCTTTCGCTGCCAGTGCGAACCGGGCTTCCAGCTGGGGCCCAACAACCGCTCCTGTGTGG ATGTAAATGAGTGTGATATGGGGGCCCCATGTGAGCAGCGCTGCTTCAACTCCTATGGGACCTTCCTGTGTCGCTGCCATCAGGGCTACGAGCTGCACCGGGATGGCTTCTCCTGCAGTG ATATCGATGAGTGCAGCTACTCCAGTTATCTCTGCCAGTACCGCTGTGTCAACGAGCCAGGCCGCTTCTCCTGCCACTGCCCACAGGGCTACCAGCTGCTGGCAACAAGGCTTTGCCAAG ACATTGATGAGTGTGAGTCAGGTGGGCACCAATGCTCAGAGGCCCAAACCTGTGTTAACTTCCACGGAGGCTACCGCTGCGTGGACACCAACCGCTGTGTGGAGCCCTATGTCCAAGTGTCAGACAA CCGCTGCCTCTGTCCTGCCTCCAACCCCCTGTGTCGAGAGCAGCCTTCGTCCATCGTGCACCGATACATGAGCATCACCTCGGAACGGAGCGTGCCCGCTGATGTGTTCCAGATCCAAGCAACCTCCGTCTATCCTGGCGCCTACAATGCCTTTCAGATCCGCGCGGGAAACTCCCAGGGGGACTTCTACATTCGG CAAATCAACAATGTCAGCGCCATGTTGGTCCTCGCCCGGCCAGTGACCGGCCCCCGGGAGTATGTGCTGGACCTGGAGATGGTCACCATGAACTCCCTCATGAGCTACCGGGCCAGCTCCGTACTGAGACTCACCGTCTTCGTGGGGGCCTACACCTTCTGA
- the Fibp gene encoding acidic fibroblast growth factor intracellular-binding protein isoform X3 — MTSELDIFVGNTTLIDEDVYRLWLDGYSGILEQTGATAGVLQSDTMDHYRTFHMLERLLHAPPKLLHQLIFQIPPSRQALLIERYYAFDEAFVREVLGKKLSKGTKKDLDDISTKTGITLKSCRRQFDNFKRVFKVVEEMRGSLVDNIQQHFLLSDRLARDYAAIVFFANNRFETGKKKLQYLSFGDFAFCAELMIQNWTLGAVGEAPTDPDSQVDDMDVDLDKEFLQDLKELKVLVADKDLLDLHKSLVCTTLRGKLGVFSEMEANFKNLSRGLVNVAAKLTHNKDVRDLFVDLVEKFVEPCRSDHWPLNDVRLFLNQYSASVHSLDGFRHQALWDRYMGTLCGCLLRLYHD; from the exons ATGACCAGTGAACTGGACATTTTCGTGGGGAACACGACCCTTATCGACGAGGACGTGTATCGCCTCTGGCTGGATGGTTACTCAG GAATCCTGGAGCAGACAGGCGCCACAGCAGGGGTGCTGCAGAGCGACACCATGGACCACTACCGCACCTTTCACATGCTCGAGCGCCTCCTGCACGCTCCGCCCAAGCTGCTGCACCAGCTCATCTTCCAGATCCCGCCCTCCAGACAGGCGCTGCTCATTGAAAG GTACTATGCCTTTGATGAGGCCTTTGTTCGGGAGGTTCTGGGCAAGAAGCTGTCCAAGGGCACCAAGAAAGACCTGGATGACATCAGCACCAAAACAGGCATCACCCTCAAAAGCTGCCGGAGACAG TTTGACAACTTTAAGCGAGTCTTCAAGGTGGTGGAGGAAATGCGGGGCTCCCTGGTGGATAACATTCAGCAGCACTTCCTTTTGTCTGACCGGTTGGCCAG GGATTATGCAGCCATCGTCTTCTTTGCCAACAACCGCTTTGAGACAGGGAAGAAAAAGCTGCAGTATTTGAGCTTTGGTGACTTTGCCTTCTGTGCTGAGCTAATGATCCAGAACTGGACGCTTGGAGCCGTCGGTGAGGCCCCCACCGACCCAG ACTCCCAGGTAGATGACATGGACGTGGACTTAGACAAGGAGTTTCTCCAGGACTTGAAGGAGCTCAAGGTGCTAGTGGCTGATAAGGACCTTCTGGACTTGCATAAGAG CCTGGTGTGCACCACCCTGCGGGGAAAGCTTGGTGTCTTCTCTGAGATGGAAGCCAACTTCAAG AACCTGTCTCGGGGGCTGGTGAATGTGGCTGCCAAGCTGACCCATAATAAGGACGTCAGAGACCTGTTTGTGGACCTAGTGGAGAAG TTTGTGGAACCGTGCCGTTCTGACCACTGGCCACTGAACGACGTGAGGCTCTTCCTGAATCAGTATTCAGCGTCTGTCCACTCCCTGGATGGCTTCCG ACACCAGGCCCTCTGGGACCGATACATGGGCACCCTCTGCGGCTGCCTCCTGCGCCTCTATCATGACTGA
- the Ctsw gene encoding cathepsin W, giving the protein MALTTHFSCLLALLVAGLAQGNRDSLRAQDHGPQPLELNEVFKLFQVQFNRSYSNSAEHARRLDIFAHNLAQAQWLQEDMCTAEFGVTPFSDLTEEEFGQLYGHQRATRREINMVRKVESEEWGEPLPPTCDWRKVAGAISPIRNQENCMCCWAIAAAGNIEALWGIKYHQSVELSVQELLDCDRCGDGCKGGFVWDAFITVLNNSGLASEKDYPFKKHTKPSKCLARKYTKVAWIQDFIMLQDNEEIIARHLATHGPITVTINMKLLQHYQKGVIKATSTTCDPRFVNHSVLLVGFGKSKVKGMREETVSPRSHRPCRSTPYWILKNSWGPKWGEEGYFRLHRGSNACGITKYPLTARVDQPVKKKQPISCPP; this is encoded by the exons ATGGCTCTGACTACCCACTTCTCCTGCCTCCTGGCCCTGTTGGTGGCAGGCCTAGCCCAAGGCAACAGGGACTCCCTGAGGGCCCAG GACCATGGTCCACAGCCACTGGAGCTGAATGAAGTCTTCAAGTTGTTCCAAGTTCAGTTTAACCGAAGTTACTCAAACTCAGCAG AGCATGCTCGCCGCCTGGATATCTTTGCCCACAACCTGGCCCAGGCTCAATGGCTGCAGGAGGACATGTGCACAGCTGAGTTTGGGGTGACTCCATTCAGTGACCTCACAG AGGAGGAGTTTGGCCAGCTCTATGGGCATCAGAGGGCAACTAGAAGGGAGATCAACATGGTCAGAAAGGTAGAGTCTGAAGAGTGGGGGGAGCCATTGCCGCCTACCTGTGACTGGAGGAAGGTAGCTGGTGCCATCTCACCCATCAGGAACCAG GAAAACTGCATGTGCTGCTGGGCCATAGCAGCAGCAGGCAACATCGAGGCCCTGTGGGGCATCAAATACCACCAGTCTGTGGAACTTTCTGTGCAGG AACTGCTCGACTGTGACCGCTGTGGGGATGGCTGCAAGGGTGGCTTTGTCTGGGATGCATTCATAACTGTCCTCAATAACA GTGGTCTGGCCAGCGAAAAGGACTACCCATTCAAGAAGCACACCAAACCCTCCAAGTGCTTGGCCAGGAAGTACACAAAGGTGGCCTGGATCCAGGATTTCATCATGCTACAGGATAATGAAGAGA TAATTGCCCGGCACCTGGCCACCCACGGCCCTATCACCGTGACCATCAACATGAAGTTACTGCAG CATTATCAAAAGGGTGTGATCAAGGCCACGTCTACCACCTGTGACCCCCGGTTTGTGAACCACTCTGTCTTGCTGGTGGGTTTTGGCAAGAGCAAAGTGAAGGGGATGCGGGAAGAGACAGTCTCACCCCGTTCTCATCGCCCTTGCCGCTCCACCCCTTACTGGATCCTGAAGAACTCCTGGGGGCCCAAGTGGGGCGAGGAG GGCTACTTCCGGCTACATCGGGGAAGCAATGCCTGCGGTATCACCAAGTACCCACTCACAGCCCGTGTGGACCAGCCAGTTAAGAAGAAGCAGCCAATCTCCTGTCCTCCCTAA
- the Fibp gene encoding acidic fibroblast growth factor intracellular-binding protein isoform X4: protein MVTQESWSRQAPQQGCCRATPWTTTAPFTCSSASCTLRPSCCTSSSSRSRPPDRRCSLKGTMPLMRPLFGRFWARSCPRAPRKTWMTSAPKQASPSKAAGDRDYAAIVFFANNRFETGKKKLQYLSFGDFAFCAELMIQNWTLGAVGEAPTDPDSQVDDMDVDLDKEFLQDLKELKVLVADKDLLDLHKSLVCTTLRGKLGVFSEMEANFKNLSRGLVNVAAKLTHNKDVRDLFVDLVEKFVEPCRSDHWPLNDVRLFLNQYSASVHSLDGFRHQALWDRYMGTLCGCLLRLYHD from the exons ATGGTTACTCAG GAATCCTGGAGCAGACAGGCGCCACAGCAGGGGTGCTGCAGAGCGACACCATGGACCACTACCGCACCTTTCACATGCTCGAGCGCCTCCTGCACGCTCCGCCCAAGCTGCTGCACCAGCTCATCTTCCAGATCCCGCCCTCCAGACAGGCGCTGCTCATTGAAAG GTACTATGCCTTTGATGAGGCCTTTGTTCGGGAGGTTCTGGGCAAGAAGCTGTCCAAGGGCACCAAGAAAGACCTGGATGACATCAGCACCAAAACAGGCATCACCCTCAAAAGCTGCCGGAGACAG GGATTATGCAGCCATCGTCTTCTTTGCCAACAACCGCTTTGAGACAGGGAAGAAAAAGCTGCAGTATTTGAGCTTTGGTGACTTTGCCTTCTGTGCTGAGCTAATGATCCAGAACTGGACGCTTGGAGCCGTCGGTGAGGCCCCCACCGACCCAG ACTCCCAGGTAGATGACATGGACGTGGACTTAGACAAGGAGTTTCTCCAGGACTTGAAGGAGCTCAAGGTGCTAGTGGCTGATAAGGACCTTCTGGACTTGCATAAGAG CCTGGTGTGCACCACCCTGCGGGGAAAGCTTGGTGTCTTCTCTGAGATGGAAGCCAACTTCAAG AACCTGTCTCGGGGGCTGGTGAATGTGGCTGCCAAGCTGACCCATAATAAGGACGTCAGAGACCTGTTTGTGGACCTAGTGGAGAAG TTTGTGGAACCGTGCCGTTCTGACCACTGGCCACTGAACGACGTGAGGCTCTTCCTGAATCAGTATTCAGCGTCTGTCCACTCCCTGGATGGCTTCCG ACACCAGGCCCTCTGGGACCGATACATGGGCACCCTCTGCGGCTGCCTCCTGCGCCTCTATCATGACTGA
- the Fibp gene encoding acidic fibroblast growth factor intracellular-binding protein isoform X2 produces the protein MTSELDIFVGNTTLIDEDVYRLWLDGYSVSDAVALRVRSGILEQTGATAGVLQSDTMDHYRTFHMLERLLHAPPKLLHQLIFQIPPSRQALLIERYYAFDEAFVREVLGKKLSKGTKKDLDDISTKTGITLKSCRRQFDNFKRVFKVVEEMRGSLVDNIQQHFLLSDRLARDYAAIVFFANNRFETGKKKLQYLSFGDFAFCAELMIQNWTLGAVDSQVDDMDVDLDKEFLQDLKELKVLVADKDLLDLHKSLVCTTLRGKLGVFSEMEANFKNLSRGLVNVAAKLTHNKDVRDLFVDLVEKFVEPCRSDHWPLNDVRLFLNQYSASVHSLDGFRHQALWDRYMGTLCGCLLRLYHD, from the exons ATGACCAGTGAACTGGACATTTTCGTGGGGAACACGACCCTTATCGACGAGGACGTGTATCGCCTCTGGCTGGATGGTTACTCAG TGAGCGACGCGGTGGCTTTGCGAGTGCGTTCAGGAATCCTGGAGCAGACAGGCGCCACAGCAGGGGTGCTGCAGAGCGACACCATGGACCACTACCGCACCTTTCACATGCTCGAGCGCCTCCTGCACGCTCCGCCCAAGCTGCTGCACCAGCTCATCTTCCAGATCCCGCCCTCCAGACAGGCGCTGCTCATTGAAAG GTACTATGCCTTTGATGAGGCCTTTGTTCGGGAGGTTCTGGGCAAGAAGCTGTCCAAGGGCACCAAGAAAGACCTGGATGACATCAGCACCAAAACAGGCATCACCCTCAAAAGCTGCCGGAGACAG TTTGACAACTTTAAGCGAGTCTTCAAGGTGGTGGAGGAAATGCGGGGCTCCCTGGTGGATAACATTCAGCAGCACTTCCTTTTGTCTGACCGGTTGGCCAG GGATTATGCAGCCATCGTCTTCTTTGCCAACAACCGCTTTGAGACAGGGAAGAAAAAGCTGCAGTATTTGAGCTTTGGTGACTTTGCCTTCTGTGCTGAGCTAATGATCCAGAACTGGACGCTTGGAGCCGTCG ACTCCCAGGTAGATGACATGGACGTGGACTTAGACAAGGAGTTTCTCCAGGACTTGAAGGAGCTCAAGGTGCTAGTGGCTGATAAGGACCTTCTGGACTTGCATAAGAG CCTGGTGTGCACCACCCTGCGGGGAAAGCTTGGTGTCTTCTCTGAGATGGAAGCCAACTTCAAG AACCTGTCTCGGGGGCTGGTGAATGTGGCTGCCAAGCTGACCCATAATAAGGACGTCAGAGACCTGTTTGTGGACCTAGTGGAGAAG TTTGTGGAACCGTGCCGTTCTGACCACTGGCCACTGAACGACGTGAGGCTCTTCCTGAATCAGTATTCAGCGTCTGTCCACTCCCTGGATGGCTTCCG ACACCAGGCCCTCTGGGACCGATACATGGGCACCCTCTGCGGCTGCCTCCTGCGCCTCTATCATGACTGA